The genomic segment TTGCGTCGACCGAGCCGCCCGTCGATGCGTCGACGATTCCCGAGCGCTGGTCGCAGCTTGATAAACTGCTCGATCAGCCTAGAAAGTGCCCGCTCTCGGCCAGTTCGCTCTACGCCATTGCGGCGCTCGATTTAGGGGCCACGTTCATCAATTTCACGCCCTCCACAGGCGCCACGCCGCCGGCGATTCAAGAACTGGCCATCGAGCGCGGCACGCGCCACATGGGCTACGATGGCAAAACGGGCGAAACGCTGATGAAAAGCGTTCTGGCCCCGATGTTTGCCCATCGCAATCTGGAAGTGATGAGCTGGGTCGGCCACAACATCTTCGGCAACATGGACGGCAAGGTGCTCGACGACCCGACGAACAAGAAGAGCAAGGTCACGAGCAAAGACCGGCTGCTGGGCCAGATCCTCGGCTATCCGCCGCAGACGCTGGTGTCGATCGAATACATCGAGAGCCTCGGCGATTGGAAGACGGCCTGGGACCACATCCATTTCCGCGGTTTCTTGGGCACCCCGATGACGCTGCAATTCATCTGGCAAGGCTGCGATTCGCTGCTGGCCGCCCCGCTGGTGCTCGATCTGGTCCGCTTCGCGGAGCGCGCATGGCGCCGCGGCGACGTGGGCGTCATGAAATTTCTGGCTTCATTCTTCAAGAGCCCGCTGGGAACGAGCGAACACGATTTCGCCGTCCAATTCCAAGCCCTCCAAGCCTGGACCGCCGAAACCGCCGCCAAACCAACCCCCCGCAGCAAAAGCGCCGGTTGATGCATGTGGCGCCATTAAAGAGGAATTAAAGGGGACGGGAGTCATTATTGACTGTCCCACGCGGTTGCAGTACGCTACTTGAATGCCTCGACGTGCGAGAACTATCGTGGGCGGATACGCCTACCATGTGCTGAACCGGGCCAATGGCAGGCTGCGGCTGTTTAGGAAAGACGCCGACTTCGCCGCTTTCGACCAAATCGTCGAAGCAGCGCACGAGCACGTGCCGCTGCGGATCTTGGGATATGTCGTGATGGGCAATCATTGGCATTTCGTGGTCTGGCCGCGGCGCGATCGCGGCCAAGAGGTGTCGGAATTCTTCCGCTGGCTAACGGTCACGCACGCCCAGCGCTGGCGGGCCCATCATAACACGAGCGGCATGGGGCACGTCTACCAAGGCCGTTTCAAATCCTTTCCCGTGGCTGCCGACGAACACTTGCTCGGCGTCCTGCGATATGTCGAGCGTAACCCGCTGCGCGCGGGTTTGGTCCGCCGGGCGGAAAAATGGCGATGGGGCAGTTTGCATCGCCGCGTGTCAGGAACCGAGGCCGAAAGAAATCTGCTTGCCGAGCCGCCGGCTCCCTTGGGCGATGATTGGATCCGCCACGTGAACGCGCCCCAATCGAAGGCAGAACTCGATGCGATTCGCCGAGCGGTGAATCGTGGCCAGCCGTTCGGCGGCGAGCGGTGGACCGCGAAGGTGACCGGCCAACTCGGGCTGGCACACACCTTTCGCCCTCGCGGCCGTCCCAAGAAGCAGATTGCCGGCGTGCCTTCCGAACCGCGTAAAAAATGACTCCCGTCCCCTTTAATTCGCAGCGCTATTTGGTCACCGGCGCTGCGGGATTTATTGGCTCGCAGGTGAGCCGGCTGCTGCTTGAGGCAGGGCACGACGTTGTCGGCGTCGACAACGTTAACTCGGCCTATGATCCGCGGCTGAAGCAGTGGCGGCTCGCGCAGTTGGCGGCGTGGCCCCGGTTTCGGCTCGAGCGGGTTGATATCGGGGATATCGCGGCGCTCGAACGGGTGTTTGCCGCGGCGGAGAATACGGCGACGCGCGAAACCGGCAAGCGTGCGAAGGACGCTGCTGAACCGCAAAGCGTATCTGCCGGCCCCTTTGCAGCGGCGCTGAATCTGGCCGCCCGCGCGGGCGTTCGGCCATCGGTGGCCGATCCGTGGGTTTACTTTCAAACCAATGCCGATGGAACGCTGAATCTGCTCGAAATGTGCCGCCGATTCGGCGTTCCGAAGTTCGTGCTGTCGTCGACATCAAGTCTCTACGGCGGGCAGAATCCGATCCCCTTTGCCGAAGACGCCGACACCAACCGGCCGCTTTCGCCCTATGCCGCGTCGAAAAAGGCGGCGGAGGCGATCTCGTACACGTACCATCATTTGCACGGCATCGATGTGAGCGTGCTGCGGTATTTCACGGTGTATGGGCCGGCCGGTCGGCCGGATATGAGCGTCTTCCGCTTCATGCGCATGATTGCCGAAGGCCAGCCAATCACGGTGTTTGGCGATGGCAGCCAGCAGCGCGATTTCAGCTATATCGACGACATTGCCCGGGGCACCGTCGCGGCCCTGCGGCCGCTGGGGTTCGAGGTGATAAATCTAGGCGGCGACCGGCCGATTCGTTTGGACTATGCGATCGAGCAGATTGCCGAGTTGGTTGGCCGGCGGCCGGAGATCCGCTACGCGCCGGCGCATCCGGCCGATGTGCCGGCAACTTGGGCGAACGTCGAAAAAGCCAACCGGCTTCTCGACTGGCGGCCGCAGGTTTCTTTGGAAGAGGGCCTTCGCCGCACGGCGGAGTGGTATCGGGAAAATCGCGAGATGATTTTGCCGTTGGATTTCGGCGACTGAGCGGCCGGCGGCGACGCCCGAATTCGCAAGCGAGCTTCGACTCCAAACGGCCGAGCTAGCTCGCTTGTGGTTTGGCGCGTGGCATGCGGCGCGGCGCCGCTGGCGCCACGCTAGCGTCTCTATACGCCGCCAAATTGGGCTTGCCGAAATCGGCCGGTTGTAAGACCCTAATGCCCCGGCGGTAGCGGGCATGATTGATGTGCCGCTGGCGCACGACCGTGTGTTGCGCTCGGAGCAGGGCAGACGGCATACGGAGTCTGCCTGCTACGAAGGGAACGCTAGTTAGATTTGACGAACCCGCAGGATGGAACCGATGGGCTTGTTACGCGGACGACGTGTGGTCGTCACGGGTGGGGCCGGCTTTTTGGGCCGCGAAGTTTGCACGGCGCTGGACGCATATGGCCCGGCGTCGATCTTCGTTCCCCGCAGTTTCGAATACGATCTGCGCCGCCGCGAAGGGGTTCGCCGGTTGATGCGCGTCATGAAGCCGGAAGTGATCGTGCATCTCGCTGCCGTCGTCGGCGGAATCGGAGCGAATCGGGCCAACCCGGGCCTGTTCTTCCACGACAACGCCATCATGGGCATCCAGCTTTTGGAGGCGGCCCGGCTGGCGAAGGTCGCCAAAGTGGTGTTGATCGGCTCGATCTGCGCTTATCCCAAACACGCCCCGGTGCCATTCCGCGAGGACGATCTTTGGAACGGCTATCCCGAGGAAACCAACGCTCCTTACGGCTTGGCGAAAAAAATGCTGCTCGTGCAAGCCCAGGCATACCGCCAGCAATACGGCATGAATGCGATTACGCTGATGCCGGTGAACCTGTACGGGCCGCACGACAATTTCGATCCCGAAACGAGCCACGTCATTCCTGCCCTGATTCGCAAGGCGATCGAGGCCCGTGAAGCCGGGGCCGCGTTTGTCGACGCCTGGGGCACCGGCTCGGCGTCGCGCGAATTTCTATTCGTCCGCGATGCGGCCCGCGGAATTGCCGCAGCGACGGAAAACTACGACAAGCCCGAGCCGGTCAACATCGGCTCCGGCCGCGAGATCACGATTCGGCAACTGGCGGAGATGATTTGTCGCCTGTGCCGCTTCACGGGCGAAATCCGTTGGAACGCCAGCCAGCCCGACGGCCAACCGCGGCGATGTCTCGACGTGGGCCGAGCGCGCGAGGAATTCGGTTTCGAGGCCAGCACGCCGTTTACCGAAGGCCTGCGTCAGACCGTCGCCTGGTACGAATCGCACCATCGCGGCTTGGCGGCGGCAGCATAGAACAAGCAAACCGCCGCTCGCGCCGGCGGATAGCGA from the Pirellulales bacterium genome contains:
- a CDS encoding GDP-L-fucose synthase codes for the protein MGLLRGRRVVVTGGAGFLGREVCTALDAYGPASIFVPRSFEYDLRRREGVRRLMRVMKPEVIVHLAAVVGGIGANRANPGLFFHDNAIMGIQLLEAARLAKVAKVVLIGSICAYPKHAPVPFREDDLWNGYPEETNAPYGLAKKMLLVQAQAYRQQYGMNAITLMPVNLYGPHDNFDPETSHVIPALIRKAIEAREAGAAFVDAWGTGSASREFLFVRDAARGIAAATENYDKPEPVNIGSGREITIRQLAEMICRLCRFTGEIRWNASQPDGQPRRCLDVGRAREEFGFEASTPFTEGLRQTVAWYESHHRGLAAAA
- a CDS encoding NAD-dependent epimerase/dehydratase family protein, producing MTPVPFNSQRYLVTGAAGFIGSQVSRLLLEAGHDVVGVDNVNSAYDPRLKQWRLAQLAAWPRFRLERVDIGDIAALERVFAAAENTATRETGKRAKDAAEPQSVSAGPFAAALNLAARAGVRPSVADPWVYFQTNADGTLNLLEMCRRFGVPKFVLSSTSSLYGGQNPIPFAEDADTNRPLSPYAASKKAAEAISYTYHHLHGIDVSVLRYFTVYGPAGRPDMSVFRFMRMIAEGQPITVFGDGSQQRDFSYIDDIARGTVAALRPLGFEVINLGGDRPIRLDYAIEQIAELVGRRPEIRYAPAHPADVPATWANVEKANRLLDWRPQVSLEEGLRRTAEWYRENREMILPLDFGD
- a CDS encoding transposase; the encoded protein is MGGYAYHVLNRANGRLRLFRKDADFAAFDQIVEAAHEHVPLRILGYVVMGNHWHFVVWPRRDRGQEVSEFFRWLTVTHAQRWRAHHNTSGMGHVYQGRFKSFPVAADEHLLGVLRYVERNPLRAGLVRRAEKWRWGSLHRRVSGTEAERNLLAEPPAPLGDDWIRHVNAPQSKAELDAIRRAVNRGQPFGGERWTAKVTGQLGLAHTFRPRGRPKKQIAGVPSEPRKK
- a CDS encoding inositol-3-phosphate synthase, with protein sequence MPRIGLWLIGAKGGVATTALTGLVALKKGLMSETGLVSALPQFQSLELLDWKDLIVGGHDIRAGRLFDEAMRMHTESRAISAEILHKCKPDLDKIEKNLRPGTIHNVGPTISKFAEPAVQSRRETPREAIKRLQDDMDSFRRREKLAHLIVVYVASTEPPVDASTIPERWSQLDKLLDQPRKCPLSASSLYAIAALDLGATFINFTPSTGATPPAIQELAIERGTRHMGYDGKTGETLMKSVLAPMFAHRNLEVMSWVGHNIFGNMDGKVLDDPTNKKSKVTSKDRLLGQILGYPPQTLVSIEYIESLGDWKTAWDHIHFRGFLGTPMTLQFIWQGCDSLLAAPLVLDLVRFAERAWRRGDVGVMKFLASFFKSPLGTSEHDFAVQFQALQAWTAETAAKPTPRSKSAG